The Candidatus Neomarinimicrobiota bacterium genome includes the window ACATTGCTGCCCGGCGCAAGAAATACCCTGAACACCGTCCTCAGGTCGGGGACGTTGCTTTTCGGCGACGGCAGCGTCTTGAAGCTCTTGAAGAGCCGTTCATGACCTACAGCGCCGTTTATTGTCAATAGAGCGTTCGCCGATGCGGCACTCTCCGGGGATTCGGCATAGGTTTTGAATTTTACCAACAGCACGTCGGGCAGGAACTTCTGTCCGGCTGCCTGTGCATCGACCTTCAGCGGTCCTTTTTTCTGCGCCGATGAGTATTGCGGTATGAAGAGAGTTATTAAAACGATCAATCTGATTATTCTGTAAAGATTTCTCATATTCTGTTCCTATTTGAGGATTTTATTTCTATCAATTGAATATTTCGACTTTTGAAAGTCGTATCAAAAACGTTGTTCGTAATGTGATGAATCAAATTATTGCTATCTGTTATTTGTTGACTGACAATCCATTTTAAACAGGAGAGGCTTCTTTGTCAAGAGTTTAGACGAACTACGGCTCGATGCACTCCGAAAAGAAACACATCACGCCTGCGCTACTCTTTTTAGAGGGGAATTATTCTGTGCGAGTCAGGGCTTGCCCTGACCGCACTTATACAAAAACCACCCCCCGCTTACCGCGGGACTATGCCTAAATCCCGCCGTTTCCGCCCGGCATTGGTCCGGCGGTGTCATCTTCCGAAAACGGTTTGGAGTGAGTCAACTGTGTTGATTATGCATCCGGCAGCCCGTCAGGAGCCGGGCCTTTGACTGGCTGCCGGATGCACTCCATATTCAGATCAAATGTAGGGGTGATTTACGAATCGCCCGCTGGACAACTTCCTACGGGGCCGACGAGACTTCCCGAAATTTATTCGGGACAACTTCCTGCGTTATTTATTTGACAGTCTTTCAATATATGTTCTGCTTTTATGCTTTTTTATTTCATGTTCACGCTTGAGGGCATTAGCTTTCGTAGGAAATTTTTCAGAGTGTACCATGACCCACGGTATACCACGTTTTGTGTATCTTCCCCAACCCAGGTTGTGCCTTTCTAATCGTAAATTTAGATTTTCTGTAATACCAACATAGTAACGGTCAATCTTGTTTGAGTAAATAATGTATAAATACCACATATTCACCTCGATAAGATAAACTCCTTAAGTTTATACAAGATTCTTACAAAGTTGTCGAGACTTCCCGAACTCCGTTCGGGACAACTTCCAGCGGGGTCGACGAGACTTCCCGAACTCCGTTCGGGACAACTTCCAGCGGGGTCGACGAGACTTCCCGAACTCCGTTCGGGACAACTTCCAGCGGGGTCGACGAGACTCGAACTCGCAACTTCCGGCGTGACAGGCCGGTGCTCTAACCAATTGAACTACGACCCCAGTTAGCTGAGATTAAGAAGTTTCGTTTTGCTGCTTTTTATTTCCTATATAAATTATCGCAAGCGGAATCAAAATCACATAGCCTACTGTCAGGAACAGAATAGAAACCGTTAATGCTTGCTGGCTGTAAACCTCGGAATTCCACATCAGTATATATCCGATGATTATAAACGCAAGCCCCGCGAAAAAAATCTGATAATTCCGTTTCCCGTAGGGGATTTCGCTTCCTGCCGTTCTCCTTTTTGCAGATTTTCTTTTTGCCATATCTCAACCGGTGCTAAATATATGAGCAGTGTAATAGGGTGTCAAGCAAAAGATAACGGCATCGATCGTGTGTTGGATTATTGGATTTGACTCTAAGAACAGTGAGGCATAACTTTAAAAATAATAGTTGATGACAAAATCAGGCAGTCAGGAATTCTGAATAATATGGAATTTTACGAGAAATATTTTAGGAGGCTCGGCGATAAGCTCGAGAGCGTCAGCACAGCCGACCTCGAAGAGGTCGTACGGCTTTTGCAGGAGACTTCTAAAGCGGGTAAAAAGATAATAATAGCCGGTAACGGGGGGAGTGCGGCTATGGCGAGTCACGTCTCTGTCGACCTGACAAAAAGCGCTGGAATCAGATCTATTAATTTTAACGAATCAGACCTGATCACATGTTTTGCAAATGATTACGGCTATGAAGAATGGATTAAAAAGTCGATCGAATTATATTCTGATCCGGGTGACAGTGTGATTCTGATTTCAAGCAGCGGTAAATCCCGAAATGTTATCAACGCTGCTGAATTATCCAGGAAACTGAATCTTAAACTCATAACTTTCAGCGGCTTCAGCTCTGAAAATGAGCTCCGTAAATTAGGGAACATTAACTTCTGGGTCGACAGCGATGAGTATAACGTTGTCGAAATGACACACCATATATGGCTACTGTCAATAGTCGATAGAATCATATCCGAACAAGCATAATAGTTGCACATATTGTCAATTCAGGTTGAGTTCCTGCATGTCTTTACCTGCTTAATTATGACTTAAATCTCAAGTCGAGCTGGATAAGGGGGTGGCAATTTATTGCCGAATTGTTCGAAAAATACATCCATTTCAAATGAGGGTTCT containing:
- a CDS encoding SIS domain-containing protein translates to MEFYEKYFRRLGDKLESVSTADLEEVVRLLQETSKAGKKIIIAGNGGSAAMASHVSVDLTKSAGIRSINFNESDLITCFANDYGYEEWIKKSIELYSDPGDSVILISSSGKSRNVINAAELSRKLNLKLITFSGFSSENELRKLGNINFWVDSDEYNVVEMTHHIWLLSIVDRIISEQA
- a CDS encoding DUF3098 domain-containing protein produces the protein MAKRKSAKRRTAGSEIPYGKRNYQIFFAGLAFIIIGYILMWNSEVYSQQALTVSILFLTVGYVILIPLAIIYIGNKKQQNETS
- a CDS encoding GIY-YIG nuclease family protein yields the protein MWYLYIIYSNKIDRYYVGITENLNLRLERHNLGWGRYTKRGIPWVMVHSEKFPTKANALKREHEIKKHKSRTYIERLSNK